The genomic stretch AAGGAATCATTCGGGGGGGCAATTGTTcattcctccccaaaatacagaaattggAGTTATCTCCTGGAACGATTATAAAGAAATTGGAGTTATCTCCTGGAAAGATCATACAAAAATTGGAGGTATCTCCTCAAACGACGACCCAGTAATTTCAACGAAGGGAACGGAGATATTTTTCAACTGATTACGGGTGCAATACTCTTTATCTCTGCACTTCCATCTCCAATTCCCGAGTGTAAATGACCTTCCCACATCCCCACCTTTCCCCCCGTCCCCGCTGCCTGCCCAAGCAGCGGTGCTGCTCCGCCCGCCCCGGGGTGATGCTGAGCCCTGTGTGCCCCGGTCCCGCCCGCCCGGACCGCGACCCTCCCCGCCCCGGCCAGGCGGTGTCCCCGGCCCCTTTAAGCCGCGGTGCGTGATGTCACAGCGCTTGGAAGCCGCGGGCGCGGAACGCGGAGCGCTCGGAGCCCGCTCGGAGCCGCGGGAGCGCTGCCCGCGGGGACCCCCTGCCCGCCGGGACCCGGCCCCGCCGGACGGGCATGGggagcctccagctgcaggacttCGTGGCGGGCTTGGTGGGCGGTGAGTGATGCCGAGAGCGCGGCTGGGGAGGCGGCGAAGAGCGCACGGCGGGGGTACCCGGGATAAAACCCCCCTGTGATAAAACCCTCCGGGGATAAAACTCTCCGGGGATAAAACCCCCGGTGATAAAACCCTCCGGGATAAAACCCCCCTGTGATAAAACCCTCCGGGATAAAACCCCCCGGGGATAAAACCCTCCGCTCTGGGGATAAAACTCTCCGGGGATAAACCCCCCGGTGATAAACCCCTCCGGGGATAAAACCCCCCGGGGATAAAACCCTCCGCTCTGGGGATAAAACTCTCCGGGGATAAAACCCCCCGGGGATAAAACCCCCCGGGGATAAACCCCTCCGGGTCACCCACGgtctgctgtgcctctgcccgGCGTCTCCCACGTTTGCTCTGCTTTGCTACACAAGTGTGGTTTAATGGCACTTCCACGGGCGGGATGGTTAAAATTCCAGTTTAGAACTTGTGATGCTGCTGTGCGGGGCCGGCTTGCAGAGGCCCCCGCAcgcccccagcccggggctccccgtgtccccatccccgggAGGGACACTGCCGGGTCCCTACCCTGCCACAGAGCTGATGGACACGGCAGGGATTGATCCTGTCTGGCGGGAATTCCGATGGCGAGCACCGggaaactgaaagaaaaggaaggcaaaCGACACGGTAGAGGCGTCAGTAATGGGCCAAGGTTCACAGAACTGAGAGATGCCAGCTGAGAGGGcgaccagctctgctgcccccggggctgcagcaggacagagtcACCAGCCGCGGCCGAGCAAACCTCTGCTCAGGTGACCCTTCAGACCCTACACAGGAGCAGGGTGAGAGGTGGCTCACAGGTGTCCTACTAGATGAGGTTAATAAATTAGCagaccaaaaaacccaaaacctctgCCAAATGTTGTGTGAGCAGCTGATTTTTGGatctctgcaggctgtggttgCTCTCTCTGCCccgctgccctgtgctgctgctgcacacctCTGGCAATGGGACAGGATGTCCTGGAGGtgagccagggctctgcagcagtgacagctgagAGTTTTCATTCATAGCACTTGACCATGGGTGGTCCCAGGTctgggaggagaggggacaTTTTTTTAACGTATTTTTAGAAAAGTCATAATGTGTTGACCAAGAATATGATGCTCTTTTAAGTACTAACCCACTATGAGTGAGAAATTACATGTAGTGCCCAAAGCACCTGTGGGCACTTGCTTGCACAGAGATTTACTGGTGAGAAAGCATCACAATTTACCCACTCTTCACAAACCCTAAAACCCGCCAGTGTTGTTTGCAACAAAGACACAAAACCATATCCTGGCCATGGCACATAGGTGTTCCATTCTCGTGTAGAAGAGGGAAACCAaactgtgctctgtgctgccacgAGAGCTCCTGGTAGTGAGTGGTGTGAGTAGGTGGGTGAAAGGTAAGAGAATATGGGCCAATTTCTCCCCAAAGAACCAtggggaggaaggcaggatgGCCTGGACAgttctgtgcagagcaggatcCTCTCTATCTGAATCCTCTCTGATTGGTAATTCTATAAACTGCTCCTAAAACAGCAAAGGAGGAGGAATTTGCAGGACTCGTTAGCAGTCAGCTAATGAGACCAGGACATCACTCTGAGCCAGGAGAAAGCACTGCCTTGTGTTGAACAGGAATCTCACCATTCTGAGGCTAAACATTTGTGAGCTTTCAGGAGTGCAAAAGGGGTTGGTCCTGGACAAGATATACAAACATGAGCTCTCCTTCTCTGGTGCCTTTGAGATGTAAAGCTGAAGGGGTCCAGGAGAGTGTACACAGAAAAGTGTTTAAGCTCAGCTTTTAGCTGTTGTCAGGGAAGGGGCATCCTGCTGGTCATTGCTCTGGCTAGGTCCCTTACAACTGTTCAATGGAAATCACTTCTCTAAACCCATTGCATCCTCTCCTGCCACAAAAGCTTCAGTGTTGTGCATAATACTTTGCTTTCATCCCCAGGAATCGCCAGTGTGGTTGCGGGCCATCCCCTGGACACGGTCAAGGTAAAACACTTTGAGCTGTGTTCACATGTCaccacccaaacccccaccAATTCAGACCTTCTCGCTACCTGATGCCTCAAAGGACCTTCACTTATCCCAAAAGGGAATTTGGAATGTTTTCACAGACTTTCTTCCTGTCCAAGGCTCATTTTGAATGAGAAGCTAAAAGAACTGACATGTGCAGGTTCCTGTGTGAAGAATTAATGCTGAAAATTAACCTGGCCTTACTTAATGTGTGGTTCACTGAACAGTTCTGGCAATGTTTTATTGAACTTTGCCACAGATTAGTATTCAAAGGGCAATGAGAGCACTGtatttgttttgctgcaggcacatttttatgttttcctaaCGCTGGTAATGCTGGAAGGGCAGAGTTCTGAAATTGTtatcccagggctgtgacacacAGTGTTTATGATTCCCTCATGATAATTATTCCTCCAGTGGAAGGATTTAGAGAAGTAAGAAGGTATTTGTCAGCATGATGCAAACAAGCCCATGCACATACCAGTGCATCCTGACTCAACCACGCTGACCATCCCTACTGCTGCACAGACAGGGAGGAGGATCctgctcctttctttttttgcccaGGCATTTCTGGGCAGCTTTCATCACTTCAGCTTCTCTGCCCttgttggggttgttcagcttGAAGAATAGAAGgctacaaaaaaaatttattgtgGCCTTCTTGTACTTGAAGGGGgtctaaaataaaaacaggatttttaGCAGGGCCCGTTGTGATAGAACAAGGGGTACtggttttaaacagaaagagaggtttagattagatatataAGGAAGTCTTATACAAAAAAGGTGGTAAAACAAAGGCACAGGCTGGCAGAGAGGTGGGGACATGCCCagccctggaaacattcaagggcaggatggatggggctctgagcaagctggtctagttggagatgtccctgctcaccgCAGGGAGGTTGAACAAGATGGCCCTAAAATATCcctttcaaaattcaaaattaccagcaattctgtgactctgtgttCCCTGCTCTGGTTGAAGCCTGGCTCTGGCACCAGGCAGGGCCGCCAGCTGTGGCAAACCCAAAAGCCCCTGGTCATGTTTGCACCCTCCACCCTTTGGAAGGTGATGCCAAGGAGGCAGGGCCCAGCATGGCCCACAGCACATCCCTCCCCAGCCATCACAGCCATCCCCTTGCACACACCAGGCTCTCCTGGGATCAGGAGGTGCCCAGCCAGCCCCATTCTTTCTGAGCTGCTAAAGGGACACCAGCCCCAAGGGCATCCCTGTGCACAGGTGGGTGCAGACCCCACATGGGAGAGCCACAAGGCTGCCCACAccacccagccatgggcagggcaccaaggcaggctctgcccagcactgccaaggcaaGCTCCATCTCAGGCTGGTGGCCATGGCATCACTGCCTGGCCTGGGGGAGTTTGGCTATGAGAATCCTGCTTGGAAACATCGAGTTTGGGTGCCAAGAAAAGAGCAAGCCCATCCTTCAGTGGTTATAAAGACAACTGTCAGGCTGCCCCCTCTGTTGCTCTTGGCTTTGGGCAAGGCTTTGCCTTGGGAATACCAAGTAGGCAGAATTGTTATGTTCCAAAttcaggagcaggaaaggggaaaagagagttTTTACACAGCACAATTCCAGCAAAGGGGCTGCTCAACAGAATCTGCAGCCTCCAGGGGATCAGGTGGCTTTCCCCATCTGGGGGAGGAGGCAGGACTGAGTGTAAAGCTCTGTGGGATAAATGGCATCTACACCACACTTCCCACCAAGTCACCTCTTCCCCCTTCAGCGACCTCTTCCCATCAAACCCCAGCAGCTGTTTTTTCCTACATCCTTGCAAAAGTCTAAAATTTGTAGCTTTACTTACTTTTCATCCTACCCACTGCATTCATTTTCCCAGAACTTTCTTCAGCTTCTGGGTGTCCCCCAAGAGCCCTATCTAatcaaaacacaacaaaaaggaCAACTTTGCAGAGGTATATCCATACTGGCAGTAGCTGGCTTTGTCACAGATGCCAGCAGGGATTTCAGTGCTGGGTGTTAACAGATTAGCTAAGGGACATGTGTGACAACCAGATTGTGAGAACACTCAGTTGCCCCCAGTTACtcaaaaaatatattaactTGAGCCTCTAAATACCTGGTTACtgagtaaaagaaagaaaagaaaagaaaaacaagcccATGGAGGCAAAGTGGAAATGTCTGGGTTAAGATGAACCCAGGAGGGaacccagggctgggcactggggtcACCTTGTCCTGGGTCACTCTGGCTGTAaccaccttcccctgtccccccagccctgttATCCCCAGTGTGAGTCACAGTGTGCCCAGTCTGCACCCGTGGCCTGAGCCTGCCCACATTGCACAGCgtgtgctgctgagccagggcaACAGCTTCATGTACCAGCTTGTTCTGAGTGCCCAGGAAATattctgctgtggctgctgcttctctgtggcCTCTGGCCAGGcctggagtgcagcagggatgctccatgTGTGCAAAGAGCTGCATGGAGCCACCCCAGGGTGAGGGGTGAGCCTGGGCTGAGGGGTGAACTCAGACTTTggtccctcctgctctgccagggtcCCACAGTAGCACTGGCAGCCTCTTGCAGGGTTCTGGGCCAAGTGATTGTACCATCCAACCTGCTGTTTGCCATCCAAAAGCTCCCACCAGCCATGAACTCTGGCAGACACACATTCCTTTGGGCTTCAAATTCCCAGATAATTTCCTGCTTCACTCTGGTTGAGCTCAGGGATGAGCCAGTGGATGGGGTTGGACACCATCCCCCAGTGCAGGTTGGCAGTGTCCCTTCAGCCTTCATTGCTAGCAGCAGTGCTGATAAATACACTCAGAAATGTCCCCATTTcctaaaaatattcctgatGGAGCATGTGTGTCCTCCTATAACAAATGAGCTCTGGTCTCAGCCAAGTTGAAGCCTGAAGTGCTGTGAAATGAGCAGTGTTTCCATTTCCTTGCACACCTCCAAGCCCAAAAAATGCATCCCTTGTTAGGATGTTTCTAGTGCAACCTTGAGGGCAGCTTGAAGAATGATGTTCTAAATACATACATATGAGAAGGGGAAATGCTAATCCTGTAGGCTTTGTTGTGACCTATGTGCCATTTCTTGCATCTCTTGGAAGGTGTATAACCAATTtgctttccagaaataaaatgtcttttttcaaaattatatgaAACTGTTTTTGAGTGAAGCATGGAGAATTTCTGAGATGGTGCTGAATTATTTTAGCTCCAATTAATATCTCTGTGTCTTAAAATCCACCTTGGAGCAGAAGGGCCCCAGAAGTCTCCCAGGGGAGCTCACCTGTCCTCACTTTGCAACACATCCCAGCCTTCCCTGAGATTCTCCAAATGGAGAAGACCACACCACTCCAATTTCCACATAAATCAGGCCCTTGCCAATGACAGCACTGCACACCAgcagcctgctgtgctgggtcagGGTGGCTGGTCCAGGCTGGAGAGCAATTTTTGACAGTCATTGATTCCAGATGCTGCAGAGAGCTTCAGGCTGTGAGATCCTGCTTAGCCTTGCTCTAGCAGAGTTCAAGAGGTGGATGCACATATATCTTATTTTATTGCTCAGTTCTCTTTACGACTAAGGAAGGACTTGCTCTCAAAGCAAAGTACACATTGTTTACATAGCATGAACCTCCATTGGGCTGGAAACATAGGATTTTAATCACATTTTACAAATGTCTTTTGCAGACTCGTTTGCAAGCTGGACAAGGATATGGAAATACACTCAAGTGTGTTCTGACTGTGTACAGAAATGAGTCTGTAAGTACTTCATCATACATTAGATGTGCTGGTAGAAAGTGCAAGTCAATAAATAGGTAAATATATAAAGCAATTGTACAAAATGCTGCTGACACTGGCAATTATATAAAGACCAATAAAGTTTATGCAATTGAGCCTGCAAATCCCTTCTCTTGCTTAACTCTAAGGTTAAGTCACCACTTGGTGACTCCtacagggaaaagggagatcCCTGGCATGGAATGATCAGTGTTTCCACAGGGGTTGCACCCACAGTGACTCTTTTGCCTGATCCCAATGGCAGAGGTCTCCCAGAAGGATTTTGCTGACTTTGGTGAAGCCAGAACAAACACTGTCTATATGAGGCACTTCAGGGGTTCCTGTGCTTTCAGCCATATCTCGTATTCTGCACAATCTTTATAAGCCTTTAGCAGCATGAACCAATTTCCTTTGCTCAGCATGTGCAAACAGTTGGTTCCAGGAGACATCTGCTACTTGGATTTGCATTTCATCCCTGActatggcagggggttggaaggAGACAACTTCCCAAGTCCTGTCCGACCCAAACCATTGTGTGCCTCTGTGATTTCTAACCCGATAGACAAGCTGGGGTTTACACTGCTCAGTCCTGCTCAGTCTCCTAAGCCCTGCTCCCTTTCCTGGGTAGCTGACCGGCTTCTTCAAGGGCATGTCCTTCCCACTGGCCAGCATTGGCATCTACAGCTCGGTGGTGTTCGGGGTCTTCAGCAACACGCAGCGGTTCCTGAGCCAGCTCCGCCACGGGGACCCGGCCGCCGCGCCCTCGCTCGCCGACATGACCCTGGCCAGCCTCGTGGCTGGGGTCATCTCCGTGGGCATTGGCACCCCTGTGGAACTGGTCAAGATCAGGCTACAGATGCAAACACAGCCCTACACCAAAGGTAGGAAGCAAGAGATTCGTCTTCCTGTCTCTGGCGGTCTTTGGTACGTACGCAGAGCTTTGCAGCTTTGGTCAAGGTTgggctttctgctgctttatgCTGCTGCAGTTGGGCTAAAAATTCTCCCTTTTGCCTGAGGATGGACCCCATCCTGCTCAGCTCAAGGGAAGGGTTTTTATCAATGGTATTTCCAGACAGTTGGGATGGAGCATGAGACAGGTCTGCTCAAaccagaagctgcagaaattgtgagtccctgggctgtggggtccCCTGgagatcccagcagcagcaccatggcTGCCAGTGACAATGCCAGCTCCCCATCTCCCTCTGCACACTCTCAGTCCCATATATATTTGCCCATAAACCTCTGTTATTCCACCCTTCTCTGTTCAAAAGCAGGAGTTTCCCATTTACATTTAAGAACTGACTTATTTCACACAGGGTGCCAGGTAGCCCCAGCGTGATCAGGATGGGTCAGGAGGGGACACCAGCAGGATGGCAGTGGGTGGCTGTTCCCTGTCCACCAGGCAGAAGGGGCTGCTTCAGCTTTAGACAGCAGCTGAATTCCATTGCAGGCTGCCAGCATGGAGCAAACCCCACCAGAGCACATGCACAGCCAAATGAAGACACGGAGCAGCTTCAGAGCTGAACAGCTTGGATTTCAGCATTTCACCTTTCTCACAACTACAGTCATGGCATTTAACTGTGAAATGCTGgcatttttctgttgctttgatAAAACAATATTATGTCCATTTTTAAAGTCTCCATGCAGCTTAGAAACCTAATGCTTTTTACAAAAACAACTTGGTCTGCATGGGCAGGGCCAGAGTGTGAAGATGTTAAGGCTTTCAGAGATGTGACTTGGCATAAGTTGAAGTTAAAATCCATGAAAATTGAGCACATTGCCTTAAACTTATTTGGAAGTCTCCCTGGGCACATACCTATTGGGAGGTATGCCACGCATCTAAGAAAAATCTGTCTGAAGTGTCtacatgttttctgaaaatggaCCTAAATACTCTCTCCTAAAGCATTTTCCCCATGTTatctgctgagcccagcagaaGAACCTGGATGGCAGTGACTTCTCATCAATGGCAGTGGGCTTTGGAGAGCAGTTCTGTGGCAATATATCTATTCCAACAGttgtatcttttttcttttttgtagcAAATGCTAAACTAAACTCCACAGCTCCTGGATCTCCTGTGTACCGAGGCCCAATTCACTGCTTAAGGACAATCCTCCAGAAAGAGGGGATTCCAGGAATATACCGAGGCAATGTAGCAATGCTCCTGAGGGATGTCCCCGGGTACTGCGCCTATTTCATCCCGTATGCAATGTTCTGTGACTGGATCACCCCTCATGGAAGCATTGCTCCTAATCCCTTCTCCATCTGGGTGGCAGGGGGTGTAGCAGGTAAGCACCTTTGCTTCCTCTCAGCATTGGCAGGACAAGAACAGGAAGGTTCTCGGGGCAGATTACAAGGGTGACTCAAGGGCCACTGCATCCTCCTGAGCAGAGGACATGGGACTGAAccttccttccccagggctgggctccctggCACCACAGCTGCACTTTATGACTTGACAAACTTTATGGAAGTCATGTTATCAGACCTTCCTTGGGCTCATTGTCAGTGAAGAGGAGAAGAGACAGCGCCTTCATCTCCCTGGGTGCCTCAGGGCAGCCTGCCAAGCCCATTGCCAGGGATATGTGGTAGCCAAGATGCCTCCAGAAGAGGACTTCAACCTGGTGTGCACCTTCCCACACCTAGCAGAAGCTCAGTTGACTGTTACTGATCTTCTTTTTTCCACATGTACCCTTGCCAGTAAAACTGGCATGTGTACCCCCACCATGTGGAAGGTCACCCCTACTCCAACTCCCCACTTCTTGGCCATTTCTAAATTTCAGATCCATAAAGGCAAGTCAATCCTTAGCTCAGGTAATGATAACAAAATGCCTTCTCCTCAAATAAAGAGGCCCCTGGTGCCTCTGGATGGTTTTTCTAGTGTGCCCCAACACTCGTGTAGGTCCAGACAAGCTCTTGTCTGTCCAGCTGGGCCATGGATTCCAGTCATGTACTGATCTTTCCAGAGGCAAACCATCCCACTCAGCTGCAGGCTGATCAATGGAAATAGGCATTTCTTTAAAGATATGACAGGGTATCTCACTGTGTGGAGCCTAATCCTGGCAGCCTGAGATGTACCAACCCATTATCTGTATCCTCAGCTCACACTTTGCTTTACATTGGAATTATCAGAAGagtcatttttttctgaaatcaccccaagcagcagctcaggctcttCCCATGGCATGTCCATGTTccaccaggagcacagcagaagatgCATTTGCAGCTGGAGAAGCCCCTCTTGGGTTGCCTGCATCTGATCAGCAGCATAACCTCCAAAATCTGAACACCTTCCAGAAACAGGGAACTTTCTCTCATAAATACTGTTTCTGTGCCTGAGCAGGGTGAATGCCCTGAATGAAAATCACATTAATATGATGTGATAGACGTGAATTTCTGAGTTCACTGACCTGCAGGCAAGGAAGTATAGAGAAGGAATTATTCAAatacttctgcatttttccaggAGCTGTTTCCTGGGCAGTATGTACTCCAATGGATGTTGTGAAAAGTCGACTTCAGGCAGATGGAGTTTATTCAAACCAGTACAAAGGGACCATTGACTGCATGTTGCAGAGCTACCAGAACGAGGGCTTAAAAGTAAGTGACATTTGAAGTTAAATCTGGTTGTTAGGTATTTAATTGTCAATTGGAAAATACAGTGACTGTTAAAAACCTATTTGCAGTGTTGAGAGACAGCTAAAGCCAGTTAGTGCTAAATTATTATTACGGCAGCATGTAATTATTGTGTAGATTCATTCTAAATCAAAATAGTGAGAGTTATAATACGTGTTACATAATGAAGAAATGAATGACTGCGGGGGGTCACACACTGCTGGTGTAATCAACTTCAAACAACATTTCAT from Camarhynchus parvulus chromosome 13, STF_HiC, whole genome shotgun sequence encodes the following:
- the SLC25A48 gene encoding solute carrier family 25 member 48 isoform X1, whose translation is MGSLQLQDFVAGLVGGIASVVAGHPLDTVKTRLQAGQGYGNTLKCVLTVYRNESLTGFFKGMSFPLASIGIYSSVVFGVFSNTQRFLSQLRHGDPAAAPSLADMTLASLVAGVISVGIGTPVELVKIRLQMQTQPYTKANAKLNSTAPGSPVYRGPIHCLRTILQKEGIPGIYRGNVAMLLRDVPGYCAYFIPYAMFCDWITPHGSIAPNPFSIWVAGGVAGAVSWAVCTPMDVVKSRLQADGVYSNQYKGTIDCMLQSYQNEGLKVFFRGLLVNTIRGFPSSAAMFLGYELSLKAMKRCQSETNP
- the SLC25A48 gene encoding solute carrier family 25 member 48 isoform X2; protein product: MGSLQLQDFVAGLVGGIASVVAGHPLDTVKTRLQAGQGYGNTLKCVLTVYRNESLTGFFKGMSFPLASIGIYSSVVFGVFSNTQRFLSQLRHGDPAAAPSLADMTLASLVAGVISVGIGTPVELVKIRLQMQTQPYTKANAKLNSTAPGSPVYRGPIHCLRTILQKEGIPGIYRGNVAMLLRDVPGYCAYFIPYAMFCDWITPHGSIAPNPFSIWVAGGVAGAVSWAVCTPMDVVKSRLQADGVYSNQYKGTIDCMLQSYQNEGLKCCQEDQKVSCLPEPDQQCGVGEGSAALKTPILHLQHLLWTCGPWSTPKITPAQPNPKTILLANLSLLTKSTLVILVVVVVGFFTNGTFILNQEENFPFPRDVPKPSPPQITKGASFVQHSVTTLIFFGEQGKEERQWVHRCFFWFPPNPSLLSGSKKWVTPPIQTRVLYNTVWHN